Proteins from one Mytilus galloprovincialis chromosome 11, xbMytGall1.hap1.1, whole genome shotgun sequence genomic window:
- the LOC143051224 gene encoding uncharacterized protein LOC143051224 codes for MICDDSKCDEVDHERHHEFLRTPNRVQQREHDTYGFGYHVFSEKLVYDIGLTLSQKLLYYPKLPGKPYTSAVVEQIRGLADCKLKGLFTVNTTFASKYIRDVVLKEIMIWLLCRSSKCPYQFANNKCLSTEHRVVRKGLRISI; via the exons ATGATATGTGATGATTCAAAATG CGATGAGGTTGACCATGAAAGACACCATGAATTTCTGAGAACACCAAACAGAGTTCAACAAAGGGAGCATGATACCTACGGTTTTGGTTATCATGTCTTCTCGGAAAAG CTGGTCTATGATATTGGTTTAACTCTATCGCAGAAATTATTGTATTATCCGAAACTGCCAGG GAAACCATACACCTCAGCAGTAGTAGAGCAGATACGGGGACTTGCAGACTGCAAATTAAAAGGACTGTTTACTGTTAATACTAC TTTTGCTTCAAAGTACATCAGAGACGTGGTCTTGAAGGAGATAATGATTTGGCTATTGTGCCGAAGCAGCAAATGTCCATACCAATTTGCCAACAATAAATGTTTGTCAACAGAACATCGAGTTGTGAGGAAAGGATTGAGAATTTCGATTTAA